One Proteinivorax tanatarense DNA segment encodes these proteins:
- a CDS encoding L-erythro-3,5-diaminohexanoate dehydrogenase yields MTKICRYGTHRVIEPKGVLPQPAWKIDNTPNIYENEILINVDTLNIDSASFTQIQEQSQKEGKEISQIILDTVAERGKQHNPVTGSGGMLIGKVAKVGQQLKNIDLKKGDKVATLVSLSLTPLYIEKVNGIRNETDQVDVEGKAVLFESGIYAKLPDDIDDNLALAVLDVAGAPAQTQRLVKDGDTVIVIGAGGKSGLLCLYEAKKKVGPNGKVIAVEYSQEGIDRIKEIGAYDEIIQGDATNPVDLLSKVTDINGGQMADLTINCVNIPSTELSSILVTKERGTIYFFSMATSFTQAALGAEGVGKDIDMIIGNGYAQNHSDIAINILREDQAIRTLFQRIYT; encoded by the coding sequence ATGACTAAGATTTGTCGATACGGTACGCATAGAGTTATTGAGCCTAAAGGAGTGTTGCCACAGCCAGCTTGGAAGATAGACAATACGCCTAACATTTATGAAAATGAGATCTTAATAAATGTTGACACCTTAAATATAGACTCTGCAAGTTTTACTCAAATCCAGGAACAAAGTCAAAAGGAAGGTAAGGAAATATCACAGATTATTTTAGATACGGTAGCTGAAAGAGGGAAACAACATAATCCCGTTACTGGCTCAGGAGGAATGCTAATAGGTAAAGTAGCTAAAGTAGGCCAGCAGCTTAAAAACATAGACTTAAAAAAAGGTGACAAGGTAGCCACCCTAGTTTCTTTGTCTCTTACTCCGCTTTATATTGAAAAAGTAAATGGCATAAGAAATGAAACTGATCAAGTAGATGTCGAGGGAAAAGCAGTTTTATTTGAGAGTGGAATTTACGCAAAATTGCCTGATGACATTGACGATAACTTGGCGTTAGCTGTGTTGGATGTTGCAGGGGCACCTGCACAAACTCAAAGACTAGTGAAGGATGGAGATACTGTCATTGTTATTGGAGCGGGCGGAAAATCAGGGCTTCTATGTCTTTATGAGGCAAAGAAGAAAGTAGGACCAAATGGAAAGGTTATAGCAGTAGAGTATAGCCAGGAGGGCATTGACAGAATTAAGGAGATCGGAGCTTATGATGAGATTATTCAGGGTGATGCAACAAATCCTGTTGACTTGCTAAGTAAAGTGACAGATATAAATGGCGGTCAAATGGCTGACTTAACTATTAACTGTGTAAATATACCAAGTACAGAGTTATCCAGTATTTTGGTTACAAAAGAAAGAGGTACCATATATTTTTTCAGCATGGCTACCAGCTTTACTCAAGCCGCACTGGGAGCAGAAGGAGTAGGTAAAGATATAGATATGATAATAGGTAATGGATATGCTCAAAATCACAGTGATATAGCTATCAACATTTTAAGAGAGGACCAAGCAATAAGGACACTGTTTCAGAGAATTTATACTTAA
- a CDS encoding sigma-54 interaction domain-containing protein — protein MNNDKETLIAVLDSIDEAIHVVDKRGVTIFYNSKASILDGLSSEEVVGKHITEVFPSLDKGSSTLLKVLDTKKPIFNQQQSFSNYRANRLVTVNSTLPIFRHGEIIGAVEVSKDITQLKMLSEKVAQLQQMLYTKNKNKIDNKAELYQFGDIVGENPVFMDTVDRAQKVASTDSPVLVSGATGVGKELIVQSIHSGSLRQNRPFVTQNCAAMPENLLESLLFGTVKGSFTGSYDRPGLFELADNGTLFLDEINSMPLPLQAKLLRVLEEQKIRRVGGLNEKKVNTRVIAAMNIDPQWALEKNVLRKDLFFRLSVVNIHIPPLKERKDDILRLSNHFLDKFNKKFNSKVTGFHSKAITALCSYHWPGNVRELSNCIEGMLNFKSSGKISLEDLPMSIKQGYKDEEIQKSLKDIVGTYEKMVVEEALASSGFNISKTARHLNVPRQTLQYKIKQYDIKI, from the coding sequence GTGAATAATGATAAAGAAACTTTGATAGCTGTTCTCGATAGTATAGATGAGGCTATACATGTTGTAGATAAAAGGGGAGTTACTATTTTTTATAACTCCAAAGCATCAATTCTTGATGGACTTTCTTCAGAAGAAGTAGTAGGAAAACACATTACCGAGGTATTTCCCTCTCTAGATAAAGGTTCTTCTACTTTGTTAAAAGTTTTGGACACAAAGAAACCGATTTTTAATCAGCAACAAAGTTTTTCTAACTATAGAGCAAATCGACTTGTTACAGTAAACTCTACCCTGCCTATTTTTAGGCATGGAGAAATAATTGGGGCCGTAGAAGTATCCAAAGACATAACTCAGTTAAAAATGTTGTCAGAAAAAGTGGCTCAACTTCAACAAATGCTTTACACAAAAAACAAAAATAAAATCGATAATAAGGCAGAACTATATCAGTTTGGTGATATAGTGGGGGAAAATCCTGTTTTTATGGATACTGTAGACAGAGCTCAGAAAGTGGCTAGTACTGACTCCCCCGTTTTGGTTTCCGGTGCAACAGGTGTCGGAAAAGAATTGATAGTACAGTCAATCCATTCTGGTTCTTTACGTCAGAATCGTCCTTTTGTCACCCAAAATTGTGCAGCTATGCCGGAAAACTTGCTGGAAAGTTTGCTATTTGGTACTGTAAAGGGCAGTTTTACTGGGTCCTATGATAGACCGGGATTATTTGAGCTGGCTGATAATGGGACACTTTTTTTAGATGAGATCAATTCTATGCCACTGCCATTACAGGCCAAGTTATTGCGGGTTTTAGAGGAACAAAAAATTAGAAGAGTTGGAGGGCTAAATGAAAAGAAGGTAAATACCAGGGTAATAGCGGCTATGAATATAGACCCTCAATGGGCTCTAGAAAAAAATGTTTTAAGGAAAGATTTATTTTTTAGATTAAGTGTTGTAAATATTCATATTCCCCCATTAAAGGAAAGAAAAGATGATATCCTACGTTTATCCAATCATTTTTTGGATAAGTTTAATAAAAAATTTAACTCTAAAGTTACAGGGTTCCATAGTAAAGCAATTACAGCCTTATGTAGTTACCATTGGCCCGGTAATGTAAGAGAGCTTTCAAACTGTATAGAAGGAATGCTTAACTTTAAATCCAGCGGCAAGATTTCTTTAGAAGATTTACCTATGTCCATAAAACAGGGATATAAAGATGAGGAAATACAAAAAAGTTTAAAGGATATAGTAGGGACATATGAAAAAATGGTAGTAGAGGAAGCCTTGGCGAGTTCAGGGTTTAATATAAGCAAAACTGCGAGACACTTAAATGTGCCTAGGCAAACGTTGCAGTACAAGATAAAACAATACGACATAAAAATATAG
- a CDS encoding XapX domain-containing protein, producing MSQALIAVVAGCLVGFLFSKVNLPVPAPPNLAGLMGIAGIMIGYWLGDKIQFF from the coding sequence ATGTCACAAGCTTTGATTGCTGTTGTAGCTGGATGTCTTGTTGGCTTTTTATTTAGTAAAGTTAACTTGCCTGTACCTGCGCCGCCAAATCTTGCAGGCCTAATGGGAATAGCAGGAATAATGATTGGTTACTGGTTAGGAGACAAAATACAATTTTTTTAA
- a CDS encoding DUF1934 domain-containing protein, with translation MDSINLIISSSQNNEGERSNIQVDAKGKLYTKSGTDYIVYDEPEGTGLDGTTTTVKVKEGKVTLIRSGMTNMKQIFFPGEKTESIYKTPYGNFLVEVDAQNVEVQKFDNEIKIYLEYNLRVAGESVGHQTLNLTAIKP, from the coding sequence TTGGATTCTATAAACTTAATAATATCTTCATCCCAAAATAATGAGGGTGAACGTTCAAATATTCAAGTAGATGCAAAAGGTAAGCTTTACACCAAAAGTGGAACTGATTATATTGTCTACGATGAACCAGAGGGAACAGGCCTAGATGGAACTACCACTACCGTAAAAGTAAAGGAAGGAAAAGTGACTCTTATCCGCTCAGGCATGACTAATATGAAACAAATTTTTTTCCCAGGGGAAAAAACCGAAAGTATTTATAAAACCCCTTATGGTAACTTTTTAGTGGAAGTTGATGCACAAAATGTAGAGGTTCAAAAGTTTGATAACGAAATTAAAATTTACTTAGAGTATAACTTAAGAGTTGCAGGCGAAAGTGTAGGTCATCAGACATTAAACTTAACTGCGATAAAACCTTAA
- the moaC gene encoding cyclic pyranopterin monophosphate synthase MoaC: MSELTHFNKAGRAKMVDVSEKKITARVAKASGKIYMSKETINKVLSGHMNKGDVLAVAQVAGINGAKKTWELIPMCHNLLLTGVDIEFTVDDCHCYIEAVAEVKTQGNTGVEMEALTAVNIALLTVYDMCKAIDKRMYIEEVKLIEKQGGKSDFSL, encoded by the coding sequence ATGTCGGAGTTAACACATTTTAATAAAGCAGGACGAGCAAAAATGGTGGACGTCTCGGAGAAAAAGATTACAGCTAGAGTGGCAAAAGCATCTGGAAAAATATATATGTCTAAAGAAACCATAAACAAAGTATTAAGTGGCCATATGAACAAAGGGGATGTTCTTGCTGTAGCTCAAGTGGCTGGTATAAATGGGGCAAAAAAGACATGGGAACTTATACCCATGTGTCACAATTTACTATTAACAGGAGTGGATATAGAATTTACCGTAGATGACTGCCATTGTTATATTGAAGCCGTTGCTGAAGTAAAAACTCAGGGAAACACCGGCGTTGAGATGGAAGCTTTAACAGCGGTTAATATTGCTTTATTGACAGTATATGATATGTGTAAAGCAATAGATAAAAGGATGTATATTGAAGAGGTTAAACTGATAGAAAAGCAAGGGGGAAAGTCAGACTTTTCTTTGTAG
- the moaA gene encoding GTP 3',8-cyclase MoaA, giving the protein MALNDNYGRKIDYIRVSLLDRCNLRCSYCMPSSGVELMEHNKMITYEELIIILRASAKLGIKSVRLTGGEPLIKKGFLPFVKTVSKIPGIEDIALTTNGTLLSEMAKDLKDSGINRLNISLDTLQKEKFKKITGFDKLSETLAGIDKAIDLGFEPIKLNVVLLKNYNLEEIGDFVKLTIDKPLHVRFIEMMPLGQVTDNWKASYISWEDVLADVKNKFNICKTKGPQGKGPASYYHVPSAKGTLGFISAVSNHFCDECNRLRVTSDGKLKTCLFSDGEVDLKAAANTNDVDKVIEALKNGIKQKPRGHDIDRDTTTHRFMSQIGG; this is encoded by the coding sequence ATGGCACTTAATGACAATTATGGAAGAAAAATTGATTATATTCGGGTTTCGTTATTGGATCGCTGTAATTTGAGGTGTTCGTACTGTATGCCCAGCTCAGGCGTGGAACTTATGGAGCATAACAAGATGATAACTTATGAAGAGTTAATAATAATTTTAAGAGCGTCAGCTAAGTTAGGCATAAAAAGTGTCAGATTAACAGGTGGGGAGCCTCTAATAAAAAAAGGGTTTCTACCTTTTGTAAAAACAGTTTCAAAGATTCCAGGAATTGAAGATATTGCTTTAACTACAAATGGCACGCTTTTGTCAGAAATGGCAAAGGATTTAAAAGATAGCGGTATTAATCGGTTAAATATTAGCCTGGATACTTTGCAAAAAGAGAAGTTTAAGAAAATAACAGGATTTGATAAATTAAGTGAGACGTTAGCTGGTATAGATAAAGCTATAGACTTGGGATTTGAACCCATAAAATTGAATGTGGTGCTTTTAAAAAACTATAACTTAGAAGAGATAGGAGATTTTGTAAAGCTAACAATCGATAAACCGTTACATGTTAGGTTTATTGAAATGATGCCGTTGGGACAGGTTACAGATAACTGGAAGGCAAGCTATATTTCATGGGAAGATGTATTAGCCGATGTTAAAAATAAATTCAATATTTGCAAGACTAAAGGACCGCAAGGCAAAGGCCCTGCAAGTTATTACCACGTCCCATCTGCAAAAGGAACCTTGGGCTTTATAAGTGCTGTTAGCAATCACTTTTGTGATGAATGCAATAGATTAAGGGTTACATCTGACGGCAAATTAAAAACCTGTTTGTTTTCAGATGGAGAAGTTGATTTAAAAGCCGCTGCTAACACTAATGATGTAGATAAAGTAATAGAAGCTTTGAAAAATGGCATTAAACAAAAACCAAGAGGACATGATATAGATAGAGATACTACTACACATAGGTTTATGTCCCAAATAGGAGGTTAG
- a CDS encoding transglycosylase domain-containing protein, whose amino-acid sequence MTENNSKFGSRKEKYKKKRMEKTAAKKFTYKQVLLSIVIFVLLVAVSIASYLVYLAYTIPQPNLEELRAPSIVFSNDYTEMGLTNQRQIYTPIEEISPYLINAIIAVEDNSFYDHIGFDPIAIARASWVNLTQRRYAQGGSTITQQLAKNVFLTGERAMNRKVKELVYAIRLEQLYSKDEILEQYLNTIYFGHGNYGVGAASRYYFDKSPNQLTLDEAALLAGIINGPYLFTPDFDRNITPPDAIDDFNPQEEEDINVLSQSRTYRRRTLVLSRMLTEDFITQQQFDEANEVIIDLTRINSGEDIQTILIDRAAEEANMILSDMGYDNPYYERSGFQIITTIDLEIQEKLDSVTTSTYSSIVGNNPQPEEFHLGAITINSNTGEILAARGNWSTTGWSYLFSGQSRPGSSMKPVYYAYFLEYQNYTPLTLKNCSKDVANDFEEEFGAQISDFDGDYHYSQLNLRQAMAESCNIYAITTAAEIVHQNQVEHFQSFLSSFNMQGINPNYPASILGSDSQNMLNMVSAYGAFNNGGYLINPYLVREIRDIDGNTIYSAEPGQGEQIISSEVAFITTSLMRSVIDHPDGTASYIRNRLANRDVSVKTGTDIGGNTNTYTMAGSSGDLTTLISVQESRNTELFQQETVRLPRGTAANFWADYMNEALTVFHPDGVPVLRPPEGVVETKLCSDSLLLATNNCPEPFSEFFVQGTEPQKMCDIHGDGVYRICTDSWQLATEYCPEDRIWERQYRFFEPPPSERCQIHAPPLEDEDEEHGLPEDDTINEEETVEEIEDETNEEEFQEENDDNAPIEENQQENEEEI is encoded by the coding sequence ATGACTGAAAATAATAGTAAGTTTGGAAGCAGAAAAGAAAAGTACAAAAAAAAGAGAATGGAAAAGACGGCGGCAAAAAAATTTACTTATAAACAAGTTCTACTGTCTATCGTTATCTTTGTACTCTTAGTTGCAGTATCTATTGCAAGCTATTTAGTTTACCTGGCTTATACAATCCCTCAACCAAACCTAGAAGAACTTAGAGCACCAAGCATTGTATTTTCAAATGACTATACTGAAATGGGGTTAACAAATCAACGACAAATTTATACCCCTATTGAAGAAATTAGTCCTTACTTAATCAATGCAATAATTGCAGTTGAAGATAATAGTTTTTACGATCATATCGGTTTTGACCCCATTGCCATCGCACGAGCATCTTGGGTTAATCTAACCCAACGCCGTTATGCTCAAGGTGGTAGTACCATAACACAACAACTTGCTAAAAACGTCTTTTTAACAGGGGAGCGGGCGATGAACAGAAAAGTAAAAGAGCTGGTGTACGCCATACGCTTAGAACAGCTTTACTCTAAAGATGAAATATTGGAGCAGTATTTGAATACTATTTATTTTGGCCATGGAAATTATGGGGTTGGGGCCGCATCTCGCTATTATTTCGACAAATCTCCAAATCAGCTAACTTTAGATGAAGCTGCTCTATTAGCCGGCATAATCAATGGTCCTTACCTATTTACCCCAGATTTTGATCGAAACATTACACCCCCTGATGCCATAGATGACTTTAACCCTCAAGAAGAAGAAGATATAAATGTATTGAGCCAATCAAGAACTTATAGACGTCGCACCTTAGTTCTTAGCAGAATGCTAACAGAGGATTTTATCACTCAACAACAGTTTGACGAAGCCAATGAAGTTATTATAGACTTAACCAGAATAAATTCTGGGGAAGATATCCAGACCATATTAATTGATCGCGCTGCTGAAGAAGCAAACATGATTTTAAGTGACATGGGTTATGACAACCCCTATTACGAAAGGTCTGGCTTTCAGATTATAACTACTATTGACCTAGAGATCCAAGAAAAACTAGACAGTGTCACAACCAGTACTTATAGCAGCATAGTGGGAAATAATCCACAGCCTGAAGAGTTTCATTTAGGAGCTATTACCATAAATTCTAATACCGGGGAGATTTTAGCTGCAAGGGGAAACTGGAGCACTACAGGTTGGAGCTATCTCTTTTCTGGGCAATCTCGCCCTGGCTCCTCAATGAAACCAGTTTACTATGCATATTTTTTAGAATATCAAAACTACACCCCATTAACTTTAAAAAACTGCAGTAAAGACGTTGCTAATGACTTTGAAGAAGAATTTGGGGCACAAATTTCTGATTTTGATGGTGACTATCATTACTCTCAACTGAACCTGCGTCAAGCCATGGCTGAGTCATGTAACATCTACGCAATTACTACTGCAGCAGAGATTGTTCATCAAAATCAAGTTGAACATTTCCAGTCATTTTTAAGCTCTTTTAATATGCAAGGGATAAATCCAAATTATCCTGCTAGTATCTTAGGCTCTGATTCACAAAATATGCTTAACATGGTCAGTGCATATGGAGCTTTTAACAACGGAGGGTATTTAATTAATCCTTATCTGGTGAGAGAAATAAGGGATATAGATGGCAACACTATCTATTCTGCAGAGCCTGGGCAAGGTGAGCAAATTATAAGTAGTGAGGTAGCGTTTATAACCACCAGTCTAATGAGAAGCGTCATAGATCACCCAGATGGAACTGCTAGTTATATAAGAAACAGATTAGCCAATAGAGATGTGTCTGTGAAAACTGGTACTGATATAGGAGGCAATACCAACACTTATACCATGGCTGGTTCTAGTGGAGATTTAACCACCCTCATCTCAGTTCAAGAAAGTAGAAATACAGAATTATTCCAACAAGAAACTGTTAGATTACCAAGAGGAACCGCTGCTAACTTCTGGGCTGATTATATGAATGAAGCCCTCACAGTTTTTCACCCCGATGGTGTTCCAGTTCTACGTCCCCCAGAAGGCGTTGTTGAAACAAAGCTTTGCTCTGATAGTCTATTGTTAGCAACAAACAATTGTCCTGAACCTTTTTCTGAATTTTTTGTTCAAGGAACTGAACCTCAGAAAATGTGCGATATTCATGGTGATGGAGTTTATAGGATATGCACTGATTCGTGGCAGTTAGCTACTGAATACTGTCCAGAAGATAGGATTTGGGAAAGACAGTATCGTTTTTTTGAACCCCCTCCCAGTGAACGTTGCCAAATCCACGCTCCCCCTTTAGAAGATGAAGACGAAGAACATGGATTACCAGAGGATGATACTATTAACGAAGAAGAAACTGTTGAAGAAATAGAAGATGAGACAAATGAGGAGGAATTTCAAGAAGAAAATGATGATAACGCTCCTATAGAAGAAAACCAACAAGAAAATGAAGAAGAAATATAA